The following DNA comes from Pseudanabaena yagii GIHE-NHR1.
AAAATATTTGAAATAGGGTGAATTGCATTGAGGACAGGATTTTGGCTGTATTTGGGTGTAGTTGCAATAGTGGCATCGCAAATGGGCGGATTTGGGTTGATGGGCTGTGGGCGAGATGGGATCGTGATAGGAGAGGGAAACATCGCAATGGGGACATTCCGCAACGTAGCCACAGGAGCGACAGGAAACGAAGGTGCTATAGCCGCGTCGATGGATGAATAGAATTCCTTGCTGTTTGGCTTCAAGCATTTCGGCGATCGCACCCTGTAACTTGCGACTCAAGATCGAGTAATTGCCTGCCTTAAATTCATCGCGCATATCCACAATTTCAATCGGTGGCATCGCTCGATTGCCAATGCGATTAGGCAGTTCCAAATAAATTAATTCCTGCTGTTTCTGGGCAAAGACCAATTCGGCGGAAGGGGTTGCGGAACCCATGACAAGGGGAACTTGCTCTAACTGCGATCGCCATTGTGCTACCGTCCGCGCATGGTAACAGGGTTGAGGTTGATCCTGCTTGAAGCTATTGTCATGCTCCTCATCCATCACAATTAAGCCGAGATTTGATAGTGGCGCAAATACTGACGATCTCGTACCAATTACTACTTGGGATTCCCCTGTTAGCATCAAACGCCATGTGTCAAAGCGTTCACCATCGGATAGCTGGCTATGATACACATTCACCTTGGCATCACCAAATCTTGCCCGAAACCGATCTGTTAATTGCGGAGTCAACCCAATTTCAGGAACTAATACCAATGCAGATTTCCCAGTTTCGAGGACAGTAGCGATCGCTTGCAGATACACTTCAGTTTTACCTGAGCCTGTAACCCCATGCAGGAGAAAATGTGACGGATTATTATTAGCGATCGCTTTTAAGATTTGCTGTAGGGCTAAATCTTGATCAGGGGTGAGAGCTTTGGGGCGATCGCGAATAACCGTATGACTTTTGCCACCTAATCGCAAAGATTCTCTTTTAGAAATTACGATATATCCCTTATTCTCTAAGTTCTGAATTACGGAAGCAGAGGTTTTTGCTAGTTTACATAATTGAGATTTGGAGCATTCTCCCCCTTGATGTTGCAAAATTGTTAAAACTTCTGTCTGTCTAGCCGTAATTTCGCTATCGGGGACCTTGATTAAAACGACTATATCTTCATATTTTGGTTGTGGACGATTTGGTAATTCTAAAACCGTTTCAACCAGATCTAATTTTTGTAATTCCCTTAGCCCTGCACCAGTATATCTACCCAGCTTTTGCTGAATATAGCGACGAATTAGCCCTTTAGAATTTCCTTTATGCTCTTGTAAAAAATCCCATACCATTTGGGCTGACTTGGCAACAATTAGATTCGCCGCAGGCGAATCTAATTGTTTGATTTTGATGCGGTAATGGGACTGATCGAGTAATTTCGGAGGTAACGCCGTTTTTACCGTTTGCATCACAGGAGTTCGATAATACTCAGCCGTGCGCGTTAACAGTTCCCAATAGGTCTTAGGAAAAATCCCCGAACTGACTACGGCGCTAATTTCCTTAATTTCTGTTTCGGGATCATCAATTGCGGAAGTATCAGAAATTTGCAAAGCGATCGCCCCCACTTGGCGATTGCCCAAAGGAACACTGAGAATATCACCAACTTGAAGCTCGACATCTTCAGGAATTCGATAGGTCAGTAAATCATCAATACCAATGCAATCAACGATCACCGTGACATAGCGATTACCTGAAATGTTGCTTAAATCAAACAGAGTCATGGATAGGTGTTGTCCTGAAGATAGTAGATCCTAAAACAAAAAATGGCTACGCCATTTTTTGTTTTAGGATCAAAGCGGCGATGGAGATCTCTATAGACAGATAAACAGTGGTTGCTAGCCCTGCTATATAATCACTTTGTTAAGTATTGTCTACGAAATGATTAGGACAATACACCCTAATAACGAAATTTTATGGCTAAGTATATCTTTGTGACTGGCGGAGTCGTCTCTAGTATTGGGAAGGGCATCGTTGCCGCAAGTTTGGGACGGTTGCTGAAATCAAGGGATTATTCCATAGCAATCCTCAAGCTTGATCCTTATATCAACGTTGACCCTGGTACGATGAGTCCTTTTCAGCATGGGGAGGTGTTTGTCACCGAAGATGGTGCGGAGACAGACCTTGACTTGGGGCATTACGAGCGCTTTACTGATACATCGATGTCCAAGTTGAGTAATGTTACCACAGGCGCAATCTACCAAGGCGTAATCAATAAAGAACGCCGTGGTGATTACCAAGGCGGCACGGTGCAGGTGATTCCACACATTACCAACGAAATTAAAGAGCGCATTCATCGCGTAGCCAATAATGGCAATCCTGATCTCGTCATTGTCGAAATTGGTGGCACGGTTGGTGACATCGAGTCTCTGCCATTTATCGAAGCCATTCGTCAATTTCGTAAGGATGTAGGTCGCCAAAATGTAGTCTATATGCATGTGACCCTGATGCCTTGGATTGCCTCCGCAGGAGAGATGAAAACCAAACCCACCCAACACTCGGTTAAAGAGTTGCAATCCGTCGGTATTCAGCCTGATATTTTAGTTTGCCGTAGCGATCGCCCCTTACCACAAAATATCAAAGACAAGATTTCTGAATTTTGCAACGTTTTGCCTGAGTGTGTGATGACAGGGCAAGATGTCAAAAGCATCTATGAAGTGCCGCTAGCAATGGAGCGTGAAGGCTTGGCAGAGCAAGTATTGCGCCTGTTAGGAATGCAGCAACGCCAACCCGACCTTCGCAGTTGGCAAACCCTTGTTGAGCGTCTATATCGCTCAGAGCATCAGCTAGAAGTAGCGATCGTTGGTAAATATGTCCGCTTGACCGATGCCTATCTCTCGGTGATCGAAGCCCTTAAGCATGGTGCGATCGCTTTGAATAGCAACGTGAATTTGCGCTGGGTGAACTCCGAAGACATCGAAACCTATGGCGCGGAGAAATTCCTCAAAGATGTCCATGCGATCGTTGTCCCTGGGGGCTTTGGACATCGTGGTGTCGATGGTAAAGTGGCGGCTGTGCAATATGCTCGCGATCACCAGATTCCATTTTTAGGACTCTGTTTAGGAATGCAATGTGCGGTGATTGACTGGGCGAGAAATATCGGTAATCTCAGTGATGCCAATAGCTCTGAGTTTGCCCCAGAATCCAAAAATCCCGTCATTCACCTATTGCCAGAGCAGCAAGATGTGGTTAACCTCGGTGGCACAATGCGTTTAGGTCTATATGCCTGTCGCCTTGCCCCTAATAGCCTTGTGCATAGCCTATATAACGAGTCAGTTATTTATGAGCGCCATCGCCATCGTTACGAGTTTAACAATGCCTACCGATCTCTTTTCCTTGAGTCAGGCTATGTGATTAGCGGTACTTCTCCCGATGGACGTTTAGTTGAAGCGATCGAGCTACCTAGTCATCCCTACTTTATTGCCACCCAGTTCCATCCAGAATTCCAATCTCGTCCAAGTAGCCCCCATCCTTTATTCCAAGGTTTGGTCAAAGCTGCTCTAGATCTCCAAAAACAGCGCATTGCCAGTAATACTGAATCCGTTCATCTTCCAGTTTTAGAACAGAATAATGAACAAAAGCAAGAGTTTGCCTCTGTGATGTTTAGCTAATTTGTATGGCTTCGACTTCGCTCAGCTAACGTTGGCTGAGCGAAGTCGAAGCCGTAGGTACTTTAATTAATCGCAAGTCCCTTCCTTAGTGCTGTCTCTTGTCTTTTGAGATGCGATTATAGCTATGTATAAGGTTTAGGCAATTTCGTCATAACGCCTAATAATTTTTAAGAATCTCAACGTTTTGCAGCGATCGCCCTGTAATTGAGCTTTACTCAAGATATAGCAAATTTTTATAGATGACCAGTAACGTTAGCGCTACTTGTAATCAGATGACAAATACCTAAGGTTCGACAACTATGTTCCAACAAATTTTATTGGCTGTTGATGGTTCAGGGCGATCGCGCGAAATGCTGAATATGCTGCTAACCCTGCCTAGTATTCAAAATTCGCAAATTAATGTACTGCACGTTATTCCTAACTCTACCAACTCCGAAGGAATTACCGAATACCGTCTTGCAGGTGAAAAGATTATCGAAAGAGAAATTAAAAGCTTGCGCTTGTCTTCAGGCAATAGCACCGTATCACTGCTCAAAGAGGGCGAAGCCAAGGATGTTGTCTGTAAAGTTGCTGAAGAACTCAAAGCCAATCTGCTGATCATGGGATCGCGTGGTATGGGACGCTTACAAGCAATTTTGGCAAATTCCGTCAGTCAATATGTTTTCCAATTGTCTGATGTCCCCATGTTGCTCATTAAGGATGATGTATATATCAAAACCATCCGTAGCATCATGGTTTCCGTTGATGGGTCAGTAGCTTCCAATCACAGTCTCGATCTTGCCATTAAACTAGCTAGTGGCGCTAAGGATGTGGAAATTTTCTTAGCAAGGGTTGTCAAACGTAAGGATGAAAATACTGCAAGCACTGATCCAGTACTAGTTGAAGCTAGTGCCAAACTCAAGCGTTTAAATATTCCATCACGCTCCTTTGTTGGTTCTGGTGATGTGGGCAAAGAACTAGTTAGACTTGCCGATGAGTCTAATGCCAGCATCCTATTGGTTGGCTCACCCGATCGCCGTCCTTCGATCGCTCGCAGTTTACCTGACCTTGATCGCCTACTCGGTAGCTCAGTATCAGATTATGTGCGTGTCAATGCCACTGTTCCTGTATTGCTAACCCGCACGATTGAATAATTCCTAGTTCCCAAAGTGTCGCGGCATTTTGGGAGTTAAAATCTTAAAAATAAAGGCAGCACAAAGTGCTGCCTTTATTTTTAAAGCTATAATTTGCTAACTTACGAACACAAATTATGCAACGAATTTTAGTTATTGACGACGACGACGAGCTAAGGAGCGATGTCATCGATATTTTAAAATTCAAAGGATTTATCACTCAAGGTGCGATTAACGGAAAGATTGGGTTACAGGCTGTCAAAGACTTTCATCCTGATTTGATTCTCTGTGATGTAGATATGCCTGATTTAAATGGCTACGAAGTCTTGGAAGCATTAAATCAAGATCCAGACTTTCAGGATATAACTTTTATTTTCTTAACTGGAGCATCCAGTATGGAAAATTTGCGTAAGGGAATGAATCTTGGTGCAGATGACTATCTCACCAAGCCTCTACAAATAGATGATTTACTCAAAGCGATCGCCACGAGGCTCAAAAAAAATGAAACTCAGATTCATCGCAAAGTCAAGAAACTGACTCCCGAAGGAAAAACCTCTGAAAGAATCAGACTTACCCCTCGTCAGAACCGCATTGTGAAATTAGTTAATCAAGGAATGTCATTGACTGAAATTGCAAACAGCCTTGAGGTTAGCCTTGATGCTGCGGAGATCTTGGAAGATATTGTAATTAGACTCAATCATCGCCTCGAATTAAATACTCAATTAGACCAGCCACAAATTCAAGAACCAAATCAGGAAAATCATCATGTCATTCATGAGGAAAAGTTAACGCCTCGCCAGCTTGAAATTTTGCGCTTAGTAGCTAATGGTATGACCACCAAAGAAATTGCAGAAACTCTATTTATTAGCGTAAAAACCGTAGAAACCCATCGCGGACAACTCATGGAGCGGTTGCATATTCACGACCTCGCAGGGTTAATTCGTTATGCATTACGCATAGGACTAATTAATCTAGAGGATTGAGTGTAGGACTAAGGCTCTTGCGGATAAAAAATGTCCCACCAAAGTTATCTAGCTTCGACTTCGCTCAGCTAACGTTGGCTGAGCGGAGTCGAAGCCACAGGTACTTTAATTAATAGCAAGTCCCTAAGTAGTAGATATCAGGGATATCCCTGATATCTACTTAGTCCTACTTTTGGTAATCTATTAAGTACGGATATATAAAGCCTAAATAGCTTTTAGAAGCGTAAAGCTTCAGAGTTCCGTGTAATTCAAGAAACTGTTTGAAAAGTTGTATTTTGCGCCAACGAACATTGTAGATTTTAAGGAGAGGTGCTTAGTACAGGACAAAAAGTTGCAAAAGTAGGCAGGGAGGGGTTTTATAAAAGATAACCACATCGTAAATAAAACCCCTATGAAAGAGATTAACCTATTCCGAGAAAAGTTGCAGCAACATCTGCAATGGAATAGAGCAAGACTAGCCTTTGTGTCCATGTTCTTGATCGCGCTAATGCGAGTAAAGACAGTAAACCTAGCTGAAATTGCCACAGGATTTAGTGGTTATGCCAAAGTCGAATCACACTATAAGAGGTTACAGAGATTTTTTCGAGACTTTGAAGTGGACTATGAAAAGATCGCACTCATGGTCGTCAAAGTCATGCAAATCCCCGAACCTTGGGTAATTTCTATCGACCGCACCGATTGGGAATTCGGTAAAACCGTGTTTAATGTGCTGACATTGGGAATAGTGCATTACGGTATTGCATTCCCGTTGGTATGGATGATGCTGGACAAAAAAGGTAACTCAAACACCCGTGAGCGCTGTGAATTGTGTAATCGATTTCTGGAAATATTTGGAGACCGCAAAATCGACTTTTTGAGTGCAGACCGAGAGTTTGTCGGTGAGGATTGGTTAGATTACTTGTTGTGTGAACCATGTAACCGTTTTCGTATCCGCCGTAAAAATACTTTGCTCAATGACGGGCAGAAAAAACTGCGTGCCGACATTTGTTTTCAAGACCTCCAAGTTGGTCAGTCCAAAGTATTGTCCAAGCCCAGAAAGGTTTGGAACCATTGGCTTCGTATAGCCGCTATGCGTCTTGATGATGGCGATTTATTAATTGTCGCGACGACTCATGACCCTGATACGGCTATTGCTGACTATGCTAAGCGTTGGGCTATTGAGACTTTATTCGGGTGCTTTAAAACCCGTGGCTTTTGTTTGGAGTCCACTCATCTTCAAGATCCTGAACGTCTTTCCAAACTAATTGCTTTGCTTACTCTGGCTTTATGTTGGGCTTTTTCTTCTGGGCTTTGGTTGGCTCAACTAAATCCCCTCAAGCCTAAAAAACACGGTCGTCTTCCTAAAAGCATTTTTCGCCTTGGTTTTGATTTCCTTCGTCACATCATCTTTGACTTACATCTCAATTCTCAAGCCTTCTTTAACTCCATTAAATTTTTGTCCTGTACTTAGGGAGAGGTGATAACTATGAATATACGATTGCCTCCAGAAAAGCAGTTAGAACACGAAATGTTCTGTCAAGGGATCAAAAATATTGACTTGGAAATAATGCAAGTTCTCCTTGTAAAACTACATATGATGTATTTGCAGGAACAGGCTTTATTAAATGAAATAGTAAATAAC
Coding sequences within:
- the priA gene encoding primosomal protein N', with translation MTLFDLSNISGNRYVTVIVDCIGIDDLLTYRIPEDVELQVGDILSVPLGNRQVGAIALQISDTSAIDDPETEIKEISAVVSSGIFPKTYWELLTRTAEYYRTPVMQTVKTALPPKLLDQSHYRIKIKQLDSPAANLIVAKSAQMVWDFLQEHKGNSKGLIRRYIQQKLGRYTGAGLRELQKLDLVETVLELPNRPQPKYEDIVVLIKVPDSEITARQTEVLTILQHQGGECSKSQLCKLAKTSASVIQNLENKGYIVISKRESLRLGGKSHTVIRDRPKALTPDQDLALQQILKAIANNNPSHFLLHGVTGSGKTEVYLQAIATVLETGKSALVLVPEIGLTPQLTDRFRARFGDAKVNVYHSQLSDGERFDTWRLMLTGESQVVIGTRSSVFAPLSNLGLIVMDEEHDNSFKQDQPQPCYHARTVAQWRSQLEQVPLVMGSATPSAELVFAQKQQELIYLELPNRIGNRAMPPIEIVDMRDEFKAGNYSILSRKLQGAIAEMLEAKQQGILFIHRRGYSTFVSCRSCGYVAECPHCDVSLSYHDPISPTAHQPKSAHLRCHYCNYTQIQPKSCPQCNSPYFKYFGSGTQKVEQELSKLFPNIRLIRFDSDTTRNKDQHRLLIDQFRAGTADLLVGTQMLTKGLDIPQVTLVGVVSADGLLNFSDYRAGERAAQTLLQVAGRAGRGEEDGKVIMQTYTPEHPAIQAVQSYRLEEFMQTELEMREALRYPPKGQMVLIHLSSENAQTVENSANELAEYLRQLENDWEILGATPATIAKVANRYRWQILLKFMPDVLPNVPSLEELRMLVNSKAVRVVIDVDPLTIL
- a CDS encoding CTP synthase, yielding MAKYIFVTGGVVSSIGKGIVAASLGRLLKSRDYSIAILKLDPYINVDPGTMSPFQHGEVFVTEDGAETDLDLGHYERFTDTSMSKLSNVTTGAIYQGVINKERRGDYQGGTVQVIPHITNEIKERIHRVANNGNPDLVIVEIGGTVGDIESLPFIEAIRQFRKDVGRQNVVYMHVTLMPWIASAGEMKTKPTQHSVKELQSVGIQPDILVCRSDRPLPQNIKDKISEFCNVLPECVMTGQDVKSIYEVPLAMEREGLAEQVLRLLGMQQRQPDLRSWQTLVERLYRSEHQLEVAIVGKYVRLTDAYLSVIEALKHGAIALNSNVNLRWVNSEDIETYGAEKFLKDVHAIVVPGGFGHRGVDGKVAAVQYARDHQIPFLGLCLGMQCAVIDWARNIGNLSDANSSEFAPESKNPVIHLLPEQQDVVNLGGTMRLGLYACRLAPNSLVHSLYNESVIYERHRHRYEFNNAYRSLFLESGYVISGTSPDGRLVEAIELPSHPYFIATQFHPEFQSRPSSPHPLFQGLVKAALDLQKQRIASNTESVHLPVLEQNNEQKQEFASVMFS
- a CDS encoding universal stress protein translates to MFQQILLAVDGSGRSREMLNMLLTLPSIQNSQINVLHVIPNSTNSEGITEYRLAGEKIIEREIKSLRLSSGNSTVSLLKEGEAKDVVCKVAEELKANLLIMGSRGMGRLQAILANSVSQYVFQLSDVPMLLIKDDVYIKTIRSIMVSVDGSVASNHSLDLAIKLASGAKDVEIFLARVVKRKDENTASTDPVLVEASAKLKRLNIPSRSFVGSGDVGKELVRLADESNASILLVGSPDRRPSIARSLPDLDRLLGSSVSDYVRVNATVPVLLTRTIE
- a CDS encoding response regulator transcription factor, with the translated sequence MQRILVIDDDDELRSDVIDILKFKGFITQGAINGKIGLQAVKDFHPDLILCDVDMPDLNGYEVLEALNQDPDFQDITFIFLTGASSMENLRKGMNLGADDYLTKPLQIDDLLKAIATRLKKNETQIHRKVKKLTPEGKTSERIRLTPRQNRIVKLVNQGMSLTEIANSLEVSLDAAEILEDIVIRLNHRLELNTQLDQPQIQEPNQENHHVIHEEKLTPRQLEILRLVANGMTTKEIAETLFISVKTVETHRGQLMERLHIHDLAGLIRYALRIGLINLED
- a CDS encoding IS4 family transposase, which encodes MKEINLFREKLQQHLQWNRARLAFVSMFLIALMRVKTVNLAEIATGFSGYAKVESHYKRLQRFFRDFEVDYEKIALMVVKVMQIPEPWVISIDRTDWEFGKTVFNVLTLGIVHYGIAFPLVWMMLDKKGNSNTRERCELCNRFLEIFGDRKIDFLSADREFVGEDWLDYLLCEPCNRFRIRRKNTLLNDGQKKLRADICFQDLQVGQSKVLSKPRKVWNHWLRIAAMRLDDGDLLIVATTHDPDTAIADYAKRWAIETLFGCFKTRGFCLESTHLQDPERLSKLIALLTLALCWAFSSGLWLAQLNPLKPKKHGRLPKSIFRLGFDFLRHIIFDLHLNSQAFFNSIKFLSCT